In one Heteronotia binoei isolate CCM8104 ecotype False Entrance Well chromosome 1, APGP_CSIRO_Hbin_v1, whole genome shotgun sequence genomic region, the following are encoded:
- the BANF1 gene encoding barrier-to-autointegration factor, whose translation MTTSQKHRDFVAEPMGEKPVGTLAGIGDVLGKKLEDKGFDKAYVVLGQFLVLKKDEDLFREWLKDTCGANAKQSRDCYGCLREWCDAFL comes from the exons ATGACGACCAGCCAGAAGCACCGGGATTTTGTGGCAGAACCTATGGGCGAGAAGCCTGTCGGCACTCTGGCAGGCATTGGAGATGTGCTTGGCAAGAAGCTGGAAGACAAAGGCTTTGATAAG GCTTATGTGGTGCTTGGGCAGTTCCTGGTGCTGAAGAAGGATGAGGACCTGTTCCGTGAGTGGCTGAAAGACACATGTGGTGCCAACGCCAAGCAATCCAGAGACTGTTATGGCTGCCTGAGGGAATGGTGTGATGCCTTCTTGTGA